The genome window CATCGGTGCTGTTCGGAACCGAATCATTCTGGGAAGGAGTGGATGTTCCGGGAAGCGCTCTCGAAATCGTGATAATAAGCCGTCTCCCCTTTGCAGTGCCGTCCGATCCAATCATACAGGCGCAAATGGAAGAAATCGAACGTCTCGGCGGTTCACCCTTCACCGAGTTTTCCGTACCGGAGGCGGCGATAAAACTCAGGCAGGGAGCAGGACGACTCATCCGTCACCGCACCGACAGAGGTGTGGTTGTCATCATGGACAAGCGGATTTCGACAGCCTGGTACGGCTCGCTTTTCAAGCGTTCTCTGCAGGGA of bacterium contains these proteins:
- a CDS encoding helicase; the encoded protein is SVLFGTESFWEGVDVPGSALEIVIISRLPFAVPSDPIIQAQMEEIERLGGSPFTEFSVPEAAIKLRQGAGRLIRHRTDRGVVVIMDKRISTAWYGSLFKRSLQGSMLRADNEEMLIEGVKGWFGEQRG